In Flammeovirgaceae bacterium 311, one DNA window encodes the following:
- a CDS encoding acetylornithine deacetylase/succinyldiaminopimelate desuccinylase-like deacylase (COG0624 Acetylornithine deacetylase/Succinyl-diaminopimelate desuccinylase and related deacylases): protein MENRTLPSYRNYIDENKDRFLGELFDLLRIPSVSADSKFQGDVRRAAEYLCNRLQEAGADKVELFETSGHPIVFAEKVVDPALPTVLVYGHYDVQPADPYELWDSPPFEPVVKTTPEHPQGAIFARGACDDKGQVYMHIKAFEAMMRTRSLSCNVKFMIEGEEEVGSSNLEKFVRANKELLKADVILISDTGIISNQTPSITVGLRGMSYLEVEVAGPNRDLHSGRYGGAVANPINVLCTMIASLHDEKRHITIPGFYDKVNALSLEERKALHEAPYDEAEFTQDLGISEVYGEEGYSTIERVGIRPTLDVNGIWGGYIGEGAKTVLPSKAYAKISMRLVPNQESEEITQLFIKHFKAIAPAGVTVNIKPHHGGEAAVVPTDSTEYRAASAAFEECWGKTPVPTRDGGSIPIVSLFQKELGLDSVLLGFGLDSDNIHSPNEKYGVFNYLKGIETIVAFYQHYNSMKK, encoded by the coding sequence ATGGAGAACAGAACCCTGCCTTCCTACCGGAATTATATTGATGAAAACAAAGATCGTTTTCTGGGCGAGCTTTTTGACCTGCTGCGCATTCCATCCGTAAGTGCTGATTCTAAATTTCAGGGCGATGTACGCCGTGCAGCTGAATACCTGTGCAATCGTTTACAAGAGGCTGGTGCCGATAAGGTTGAGCTTTTCGAGACCTCCGGCCACCCTATTGTTTTTGCAGAAAAAGTAGTAGACCCTGCTTTGCCAACCGTGCTGGTATACGGCCATTACGATGTGCAGCCTGCCGATCCGTATGAGCTGTGGGACAGCCCGCCCTTCGAGCCTGTGGTGAAGACCACACCCGAGCATCCGCAGGGAGCTATTTTTGCCCGTGGTGCCTGCGACGACAAGGGACAAGTGTACATGCACATTAAGGCTTTTGAAGCCATGATGCGTACCCGGAGCCTTAGCTGCAATGTTAAATTCATGATTGAAGGAGAGGAGGAAGTTGGTTCCTCGAACCTTGAGAAGTTTGTACGTGCCAACAAAGAGCTTTTAAAGGCAGATGTGATCCTGATTTCCGATACAGGTATTATCTCTAACCAGACTCCTTCCATTACGGTAGGGCTACGTGGCATGAGCTACCTGGAGGTAGAAGTGGCAGGCCCTAACCGCGACTTGCATTCCGGCCGTTATGGCGGTGCAGTGGCAAACCCGATTAATGTGCTCTGCACCATGATCGCTTCCCTGCATGATGAAAAAAGGCATATCACCATTCCCGGCTTTTACGATAAAGTAAACGCCTTGAGCCTGGAAGAACGCAAGGCCCTGCACGAAGCCCCCTATGATGAAGCAGAATTTACCCAGGACCTGGGTATTTCCGAGGTGTATGGCGAAGAAGGCTACAGCACCATAGAGCGCGTTGGCATACGTCCTACCCTGGACGTAAATGGTATCTGGGGCGGTTACATAGGCGAAGGAGCCAAAACGGTACTGCCTTCCAAAGCATATGCTAAAATATCGATGCGGCTGGTACCTAACCAGGAATCGGAAGAAATAACCCAGCTGTTTATAAAGCATTTTAAGGCCATAGCACCGGCAGGCGTAACGGTGAATATAAAGCCCCACCACGGTGGCGAAGCAGCTGTAGTGCCTACAGACTCTACAGAATACAGGGCTGCCAGTGCTGCTTTTGAAGAATGCTGGGGCAAAACTCCGGTACCTACCCGCGATGGCGGCAGTATTCCTATTGTTTCGCTCTTTCAGAAAGAGCTGGGCCTTGATTCTGTACTGCTGGGTTTTGGCCTTGATTCAGACAACATTCATTCACCGAATGAAAAGTACGGTGTATTTAACTATCTGAAAGGCATCGAAACCATTGTTGCCTTTTATCAGCACTACAACAGCATGAAAAAGTAG
- a CDS encoding Radical SAM domain protein (COG0535 Predicted Fe-S oxidoreductases): MRSFTRPTGILQHEVYQNVIDELQDTLLYLLLYFQGEPYLHPQFLDLVQYAHQRGIYTATSTNAHYLSDERARQTVESGLSRLIISLDGTTQEVYEQYRVGGKLEKVLEGTKRLLHWRKQLKSRTPYVVFQFLVVRPNEHQLEDAKRLARQLGVDDVWFKTAQIYEYEEGSPLIPTIGRYSRYRQGLDGRWHIKNKLLDHCWKMWHSCVVTWDGKVVPCCFDKDAHHRLGDAQKNSFREIWKSREYEQFRSLILKGRDQIEMCRNCTEGTKVWG; encoded by the coding sequence ATGCGCTCCTTTACCCGCCCTACCGGTATACTGCAGCACGAGGTGTACCAAAATGTAATCGATGAACTGCAGGATACCCTGCTCTACCTGCTGCTTTATTTTCAGGGAGAGCCTTACCTGCATCCGCAGTTTCTGGACCTGGTGCAGTATGCCCACCAGCGGGGTATTTATACCGCCACCTCTACCAATGCCCATTATCTAAGCGATGAGCGTGCCCGCCAGACGGTAGAAAGCGGGCTTAGCCGCCTGATCATATCACTAGATGGAACTACCCAGGAGGTATACGAGCAATACCGGGTGGGAGGTAAACTGGAGAAGGTGCTGGAGGGCACAAAGCGCCTGCTCCACTGGCGTAAACAGCTAAAGAGCCGTACTCCTTATGTTGTGTTCCAGTTTCTGGTGGTGCGCCCCAACGAACATCAGCTCGAAGATGCAAAAAGGCTGGCCAGACAGCTGGGTGTTGATGATGTCTGGTTCAAGACTGCCCAGATCTATGAATATGAAGAAGGATCGCCGCTGATCCCTACCATTGGCCGCTACAGCCGCTACCGCCAGGGCCTGGATGGGCGCTGGCACATTAAAAACAAGCTGCTGGACCACTGCTGGAAAATGTGGCACAGCTGTGTGGTTACCTGGGATGGTAAGGTGGTGCCCTGCTGTTTCGATAAAGACGCCCACCACCGCCTGGGCGATGCCCAAAAAAACAGCTTCCGGGAGATCTGGAAGAGCAGGGAGTATGAGCAGTTCCGCTCCCTTATCCTAAAGGGCCGGGATCAGATTGAGATGTGCCGGAACTGCACAGAGGGCACAAAAGTCTGGGGCTGA
- a CDS encoding fad-dependent pyridine nucleotide-disulfide oxidoreductase (COG1252 NADH dehydrogenase, FAD-containing subunit): protein MTTDFQEINIQIPRTDKPRLVIIGGGFAGLNIMKEIDTRYYQVVVLDRHNYHTFQPLLYQVATAGLEPGSIAGPLRHFIEDNEHVFFRMAKVSEINPERKTITTPVGELKYDYLIIACGSRTNYFGKDEAFREALPLKQIPQALNMRSHILQNFEKAVNTVDSYELRSLLNIVIVGGGPTGVEVAGALGELRSHVLPKDYPELNFRHMQIYLVEGLPRLLSGMSDKAGRKATKYLKDFDVNLMLNTMVESYDGKEVRLNNGEIIPTQTLVWAAGVKGNIIPGLPAEVIERDRILVDEFNCVKGYETLFAVGDIAQMTTKKFPKGLPMLAPVAIQQGEQLAKNLNRLVQGKAMKPFKFTNKGYMATVGRNRAVVDMPNGWSFGGFMAWMAWMFVHLLYLIGFRNKLVVLNNWIWNYFTYDRGIRLIIRPFDREEKLKQQEAEIPGLK from the coding sequence ATGACCACTGATTTTCAGGAGATAAACATTCAGATACCACGTACCGACAAGCCACGTTTGGTAATCATAGGCGGAGGTTTTGCCGGCCTCAACATTATGAAGGAGATCGACACCCGCTACTACCAGGTAGTGGTGCTCGACCGGCACAACTACCATACTTTTCAGCCACTGCTGTACCAGGTAGCCACTGCCGGCCTGGAACCAGGTTCTATTGCAGGCCCTCTGCGGCACTTTATAGAAGATAACGAGCATGTGTTCTTCCGTATGGCCAAGGTATCAGAAATTAACCCTGAACGCAAAACCATTACCACACCCGTTGGCGAGCTTAAGTATGATTATCTCATCATTGCCTGCGGCTCCCGCACCAACTACTTCGGCAAAGACGAAGCATTCAGGGAGGCTTTGCCCCTCAAGCAAATTCCGCAGGCCCTGAACATGCGCTCGCACATTCTGCAGAACTTTGAAAAAGCAGTTAATACGGTAGATAGCTACGAACTACGAAGCCTCCTCAATATAGTGATTGTAGGCGGCGGGCCTACCGGTGTGGAAGTAGCCGGAGCACTGGGCGAACTGCGCAGCCACGTACTGCCCAAAGATTACCCGGAGCTTAACTTCAGACACATGCAGATTTACCTGGTTGAGGGGCTGCCCCGCCTGCTCAGCGGCATGAGCGACAAAGCCGGCAGAAAGGCCACCAAGTACCTGAAAGATTTCGATGTGAACCTGATGCTCAACACCATGGTAGAATCTTACGATGGTAAAGAGGTGCGCCTGAACAATGGGGAGATTATTCCTACTCAAACCCTGGTATGGGCGGCTGGTGTTAAAGGTAACATCATACCTGGCCTGCCCGCTGAAGTAATAGAGCGAGACCGTATCCTGGTAGATGAATTCAACTGCGTGAAGGGTTACGAAACCCTGTTTGCTGTGGGAGATATTGCCCAGATGACAACGAAAAAATTTCCTAAAGGCCTGCCTATGCTGGCACCTGTGGCGATACAGCAGGGAGAGCAGCTTGCCAAAAACCTGAATCGCCTTGTACAGGGCAAAGCAATGAAGCCTTTTAAGTTTACCAACAAAGGCTATATGGCTACGGTGGGACGTAACAGGGCGGTAGTAGATATGCCTAATGGCTGGAGCTTTGGTGGCTTTATGGCCTGGATGGCCTGGATGTTCGTCCACCTGCTTTACCTTATAGGTTTCCGCAACAAGCTTGTGGTGCTCAACAACTGGATCTGGAATTACTTTACCTACGATCGTGGCATACGCCTGATCATTCGTCCGTTTGACCGGGAGGAAAAACTAAAGCAACAGGAGGCTGAAATTCCCGGGCTGAAGTAG
- a CDS encoding long-chain acyl-CoA thioester hydrolase family protein (COG1607 Acyl-CoA hydrolase): MKFHTRKWVKPEDLNPNGSLFGGSLLRWLDEEAAIYAIAQLDNSHVVTKYISEINFVSSARQGDIIELGLAVASFGNTSITLRCEVRNLITRSSILTIDKMVFVNLGKDGKPFPHGRTEVKVL; encoded by the coding sequence ATGAAATTCCATACCCGCAAATGGGTTAAACCCGAAGACCTCAATCCCAACGGCAGCCTGTTTGGAGGCAGCCTGCTGCGCTGGCTCGACGAAGAAGCTGCCATTTACGCAATTGCCCAGCTGGATAACAGCCATGTAGTAACCAAATACATTTCAGAAATCAACTTTGTTAGCTCTGCCCGCCAGGGTGATATCATAGAACTGGGACTGGCAGTGGCTTCTTTTGGCAATACTTCTATTACCCTTCGCTGCGAAGTACGCAACCTGATTACCAGGAGCAGCATTCTTACCATTGATAAAATGGTATTTGTAAACCTGGGCAAGGATGGCAAACCTTTTCCCCATGGCCGCACCGAAGTAAAGGTGCTCTGA
- a CDS encoding glycoside hydrolase 97, with product MLGAGLVYAQNNQQFQLSSPNNKVQVTVDAAGQLQWSVRHGEQQVIAPSGIAMRLEGGQTLGENVRVSSSKPETVNTTIKALNYKKDVIEDRYNQLTLNFRGDYGVIFRAYDDGVAYRFFTKKRKPITVTSEVAEFNFPQDHMVYIPYANDPHVGDMYQISFENIYNHIRLSEVNKDTLAFAPVLVVLPNGIKAAITEADLESYPGMFLKTGAKDFSLTGEFAPYPVEEKQGGHNNLQSYVMKRANYIAKTSGSRSFPWRVLIISEEDKELLNNDMVYKLASPSRIKDVSWIEPGKVAWDWWNDWNISGVDFRAGINTDTYKYYIDFAAANNIENVLLDEGWADSEDIMKIVPEINLQEIIDYAKQKGVGIWLWGGWLPLDRKTDEALSTYSRMGIKGFKVDFMDRDDQKMVDFYYRLAQKAAEYKLMIDYHGAYKPTGLQRTYPNVVNFEGVHGLEQAKWSNPDFPLYDSTIPFIRMLAGPMDYTPGAMRNANKHNFRAIHSTPMSQGTRVHQLALYVMYESPFNMLADSPTNYLEEPESTRFIASVPTTFDETVALAGKVSEYAAIARRKGDTWYVGAITNWDGHDVNIDLSFLPEGAYEAEIFKDGINADREGSDYVREVVKVSSKDQLKAEMAAGGGWAARIYPVK from the coding sequence TTGCTTGGTGCAGGTCTGGTTTATGCACAAAATAACCAGCAGTTTCAGCTAAGCTCACCCAATAATAAAGTTCAGGTAACAGTAGATGCCGCCGGGCAGCTGCAGTGGTCGGTGCGCCATGGTGAGCAGCAGGTTATTGCGCCATCTGGAATTGCCATGCGCTTAGAAGGAGGCCAGACGCTGGGCGAAAATGTTAGGGTTTCTTCTTCCAAACCTGAAACAGTAAATACCACCATCAAAGCTCTTAATTACAAAAAAGATGTGATTGAAGATCGTTACAATCAGCTCACGCTTAACTTCAGGGGCGATTATGGGGTGATATTCAGGGCTTATGATGATGGCGTAGCTTACCGCTTTTTTACTAAAAAGAGAAAGCCCATTACAGTAACTTCAGAGGTGGCTGAATTTAATTTTCCGCAAGACCACATGGTTTACATACCCTATGCGAACGATCCGCATGTAGGCGATATGTACCAGATCTCTTTTGAAAATATCTACAACCACATCCGCCTTTCGGAGGTAAATAAAGATACGCTGGCTTTTGCCCCTGTGCTGGTGGTGCTGCCCAATGGTATAAAGGCAGCCATTACCGAGGCCGACCTGGAGAGCTACCCGGGCATGTTCCTGAAAACAGGTGCAAAGGATTTTTCCCTTACCGGCGAATTTGCGCCTTATCCGGTAGAAGAAAAGCAGGGTGGCCACAACAACTTGCAGTCGTACGTCATGAAACGGGCCAACTATATTGCTAAAACGTCCGGCAGCCGCAGCTTTCCATGGCGTGTGCTCATCATTAGCGAAGAGGACAAAGAACTCCTGAACAACGACATGGTGTACAAGCTGGCTTCCCCTTCCAGAATCAAGGACGTTTCCTGGATAGAACCTGGCAAAGTTGCCTGGGACTGGTGGAACGACTGGAATATATCGGGGGTAGATTTCAGGGCTGGCATCAATACCGATACTTACAAGTACTACATAGACTTTGCTGCTGCCAACAATATTGAAAACGTGCTGCTGGACGAGGGCTGGGCTGATAGCGAGGACATCATGAAGATAGTACCGGAGATCAACCTGCAGGAAATTATAGACTACGCAAAGCAGAAAGGGGTAGGTATATGGCTCTGGGGTGGCTGGCTGCCCCTTGACCGAAAAACCGATGAGGCACTTTCCACTTATTCCAGGATGGGCATCAAAGGTTTCAAAGTTGATTTTATGGACCGTGATGACCAGAAGATGGTAGACTTTTACTACCGCCTGGCCCAGAAAGCAGCTGAATATAAGCTAATGATCGATTATCATGGTGCCTACAAACCAACGGGACTGCAGCGCACTTACCCAAATGTGGTCAATTTTGAGGGGGTGCATGGGCTGGAGCAGGCAAAATGGTCTAATCCTGATTTCCCGCTATACGACAGCACCATTCCCTTTATCCGCATGCTGGCCGGCCCGATGGACTACACTCCAGGGGCTATGCGCAATGCCAACAAGCATAATTTCCGTGCCATCCACTCCACCCCCATGAGCCAGGGTACACGTGTGCACCAGCTGGCGCTGTATGTCATGTACGAGTCGCCTTTCAACATGCTCGCTGATAGCCCAACCAATTATTTAGAGGAGCCGGAAAGTACCCGCTTTATTGCCTCGGTACCTACTACCTTTGATGAAACCGTTGCCCTCGCGGGTAAGGTATCGGAGTATGCAGCGATTGCCCGCAGAAAAGGAGATACCTGGTATGTGGGTGCCATTACCAACTGGGATGGCCATGATGTAAACATTGATCTTTCCTTTTTACCGGAAGGAGCCTACGAGGCTGAGATTTTCAAAGACGGCATCAATGCAGACCGGGAAGGATCTGATTATGTACGTGAGGTAGTGAAGGTAAGCTCAAAAGATCAGCTTAAGGCCGAAATGGCCGCT